In a genomic window of Thermosynechococcus sp. CL-1:
- the hisB gene encoding imidazoleglycerol-phosphate dehydratase HisB: MNDSVVSNGHAPLLRQAMVDRQTKETSVHVELVLDGNGRADNHTGIPFLDHMLDQLCSHGLVDLRVQATGDTHIDDHHTNEDVGITLGMALDQALGDRRGIHRFGHFVAPLDESLVEVALDFSGRPHLSYGLQIPTQRVGTYDTQLVREFFVALVNHSRMTLHIRQLDGINSHHIIEATFKAFARALRMAIAIDPRRSQQIPSSKGVIQA, from the coding sequence ATGAATGACTCTGTCGTTAGTAATGGCCACGCCCCTCTGTTACGCCAAGCGATGGTCGATCGCCAGACCAAAGAAACTAGCGTTCACGTTGAACTGGTTCTCGATGGCAATGGTCGAGCGGACAATCACACGGGGATTCCCTTTCTCGATCACATGCTGGATCAGCTTTGCTCCCACGGCCTTGTGGATTTGCGGGTGCAGGCCACAGGCGATACCCATATTGACGACCACCACACCAATGAGGATGTGGGCATTACCTTGGGGATGGCACTCGATCAAGCCTTGGGCGATCGCCGGGGGATTCATCGTTTTGGTCACTTTGTGGCGCCCCTTGATGAAAGTTTGGTGGAAGTTGCCCTAGACTTCTCGGGGCGTCCCCACCTTAGCTATGGGTTGCAGATTCCCACGCAGCGGGTGGGCACCTATGATACGCAACTAGTGCGGGAGTTTTTCGTTGCTTTGGTGAACCATAGCCGCATGACGCTGCATATTCGCCAATTGGATGGCATTAATTCCCACCACATTATTGAAGCGACATTCAAAGCCTTTGCCCGTGCCCTACGCATGGCGATCGCCATTGACCCGCGCCGCAGTCAGCAAATTCCCAGTTCTAAGGGTGTGATTCAAGCTTAG
- a CDS encoding pentapeptide repeat-containing protein, which yields MLDLDTCYRVLELEPGATLEEVNRAYRDLVFIWHPDRIPKDNTRLIEKAQEKIKQFNEARDQLRQHIARHGSQTSQRTASQRQTYRSSPPPPRYQSNPYTYRSYHGPREPQQTTQHTYSQHHNHTYSTYQRQRTAAPPPPEPPRTTPPHKDMSGVNLQGANLSEKDFEGRNLSHANLSYADLSDAFLHRVILHRANLRHANLFRANLLQADLSYADLQEANLIGADLSGADLRGADLRGAKISQGNRLLVKLTGARLTGAIMPDGHVHA from the coding sequence ATGCTCGATTTAGACACCTGCTACCGGGTACTGGAGTTGGAGCCGGGGGCAACCCTCGAGGAAGTGAACCGAGCTTATCGGGATTTGGTGTTTATTTGGCATCCCGATCGCATCCCGAAGGACAACACACGACTAATCGAGAAGGCACAGGAGAAAATTAAGCAATTTAATGAAGCGCGGGATCAACTGCGGCAGCATATTGCCCGACACGGCAGCCAAACCTCCCAGCGGACTGCTAGCCAGCGGCAAACCTATCGTTCCTCGCCGCCACCCCCACGCTATCAATCCAATCCCTACACCTATCGCAGCTATCATGGGCCCCGTGAGCCGCAGCAAACCACGCAGCACACCTATAGTCAACACCACAACCACACCTACAGCACCTATCAACGCCAACGTACCGCAGCACCACCGCCCCCAGAACCACCGCGCACGACGCCTCCCCACAAGGATATGTCGGGGGTGAATTTACAGGGAGCCAACCTGAGTGAAAAGGACTTTGAGGGGCGCAACCTCAGCCATGCCAATCTCAGCTATGCCGATCTCAGTGATGCCTTTTTGCATCGGGTGATTCTCCACCGCGCTAACCTGCGCCACGCCAATCTCTTTCGCGCCAATTTGCTGCAAGCGGATCTCAGCTATGCCGACCTGCAAGAGGCCAATCTCATTGGTGCTGACTTGAGTGGAGCTGATCTGCGGGGTGCCGATTTACGGGGAGCAAAGATCAGCCAAGGCAATCGCCTCCTAGTGAAACTGACCGGGGCACGCCTCACGGGAGCGATTATGCCCGATGGGCACGTCCACGCCTAA